Proteins encoded within one genomic window of Brenneria nigrifluens DSM 30175 = ATCC 13028:
- a CDS encoding energy transducer TonB has product MPQNTFLLTRRYSWPFILSVGVHGSLIAGLLYASFNNAIGLPPESKPISVVMVNPAAFEAAPAAQPAHAEPEPVKQPDPVPEPTPEPIPEPEPEPEPEPIPEPEPIPEPVPVPLPEPKPQPKPKPKPKPVKKVEQPKPVKREKAVEKQPPAPFTNTEPTQNVKNAPVRQAPAPMASSQSTGPRPLSRAQPQYPARAFSLRVEGRVKMQFDVDSSGRVANVRVVSAEPRNMFERDIKQAMRKWRYEANKPGKDLMVTIVFRIDGGAAME; this is encoded by the coding sequence ATGCCGCAAAACACGTTTCTCCTGACCCGCCGTTATTCATGGCCATTTATACTTTCCGTTGGTGTTCACGGTTCGCTGATCGCCGGTTTGCTGTACGCGTCGTTCAATAACGCGATCGGATTGCCTCCGGAATCCAAACCGATAAGCGTGGTTATGGTCAATCCGGCCGCGTTTGAAGCGGCGCCTGCGGCCCAGCCCGCGCACGCCGAGCCGGAACCGGTAAAACAGCCGGACCCCGTCCCGGAGCCGACCCCGGAACCGATTCCCGAGCCTGAACCTGAACCTGAACCTGAACCGATTCCGGAGCCTGAACCGATTCCGGAGCCGGTTCCCGTACCGCTTCCCGAACCCAAGCCTCAGCCTAAACCTAAACCCAAGCCGAAACCGGTGAAGAAAGTGGAACAGCCGAAGCCGGTCAAGCGCGAGAAGGCGGTCGAAAAACAGCCGCCGGCGCCTTTTACCAACACAGAGCCAACGCAAAATGTGAAGAATGCGCCGGTCAGGCAGGCGCCTGCGCCGATGGCAAGTTCACAGTCAACGGGACCGCGGCCGCTCAGCCGCGCTCAGCCGCAGTATCCGGCGCGGGCGTTTTCATTGCGGGTTGAAGGCCGGGTGAAAATGCAGTTTGACGTTGATAGTTCCGGCCGGGTGGCGAATGTGCGGGTGGTTTCTGCGGAGCCGCGCAATATGTTTGAACGCGATATCAAACAGGCGATGCGCAAATGGCGCTATGAAGCCAATAAACCCGGCAAGGACCTGATGGTGACGATCGTATTCAGGATCGACGGCGGGGCGGCGATGGAGTAG
- a CDS encoding YciI family protein: protein MLYVIYAEDIADSLEKRLAARPAHLARLQQLQDQGRLLTAGPLPAVDSEDPGKAGFTGSVIIAEFPSLQEAKSWANEDPYAAANVYRQVTIKPFKKVF from the coding sequence ATGTTGTACGTTATTTATGCTGAAGATATCGCCGATTCACTGGAGAAACGACTGGCGGCACGACCCGCGCACCTTGCCCGCCTGCAACAGCTACAGGATCAAGGACGGCTGCTGACCGCCGGTCCTTTGCCGGCCGTCGACAGCGAAGATCCCGGCAAAGCCGGTTTTACCGGTTCGGTAATCATTGCCGAATTCCCTTCCCTGCAAGAGGCAAAATCCTGGGCGAATGAAGATCCCTACGCTGCCGCCAACGTTTACCGGCAGGTAACGATAAAACCTTTCAAAAAAGTTTTTTAA